A part of Rhodohalobacter barkolensis genomic DNA contains:
- a CDS encoding OmpA family protein, which yields MFRITKTSTIILLILASTLIISGCSNWSNTAKGAVIGSGGGAAVGAVIGKTLGNTAAGAIAGAAVGGSVGAIIGRNMDQKAEELERELEGVTVQRVEEGIALSFDSGLLFGFDSSALRDASKENLQKLARIMNDDDDTNLMIVGHTDSTGDENYNLRLSDRRAQSAANYLIEQGIDTDRVQVEGRGEYEPIAENDTEAGRQENRRVEVAIFASEEYISRLERAQQ from the coding sequence ATGTTCCGTATTACAAAAACGTCCACAATAATATTATTGATACTGGCTTCCACATTAATCATTTCGGGCTGTTCGAATTGGAGTAACACCGCTAAAGGCGCTGTTATTGGCAGTGGTGGTGGTGCAGCCGTAGGAGCAGTGATTGGTAAAACATTAGGAAATACCGCAGCGGGTGCAATTGCAGGTGCTGCAGTTGGAGGATCTGTTGGCGCAATCATTGGCCGTAATATGGATCAAAAAGCAGAAGAACTTGAGCGTGAACTCGAGGGAGTAACCGTTCAGCGAGTTGAAGAGGGAATTGCACTTAGTTTCGACAGTGGATTGCTGTTTGGGTTCGATTCTTCAGCACTTAGAGATGCATCCAAAGAAAATTTACAGAAATTAGCCCGAATCATGAACGATGATGATGACACCAATTTGATGATTGTAGGCCATACCGACTCAACCGGTGACGAAAATTACAATCTTCGGCTGAGTGATCGTCGCGCACAATCTGCAGCAAATTATTTGATTGAACAAGGTATAGATACAGACAGAGTTCAGGTAGAAGGTCGTGGAGAATACGAACCCATTGCCGAGAACGACACTGAAGCCGGAAGACAGGAAAATCGTCGCGTTGAAGTAGCCATCTTTGCCAGTGAAGAGTATATCTCAAGATTGGAGCGAGCTCAGCAGTAG